The genomic region TTCCAAGGGGACCAAAACACTTGGATcttgagaaaagaggaaaacgGACCAGGAtacctgggagggcagggggccaggGACCTGGACTTCTCAAAGAGGAGGGGTCCGCACACCTAAATTCCCAAGGCCTGTATTCttgggaggggaagggactgAGCTCATCTTGAGTCCTGAGTCTCTTAGAACTTGTGTTCTAGGAAGAGTTTCCCAGCTGGTGAGGGACTGGGAGCCAGAACAGCTAAGGTGTGGGCCGTGGGGGGCACTGTCAGTAGTGGGGGGCACCTGCGGTCCTGGGGCACTGGGGCAACGGCAGCTCATTTCCTTGTGctccctgcctcagtttaccctgGGGACATTAACGGAGCTGGGTGGCCAAGACACAGATCATTAACCCTGCATGGCCCAGGGAGGCTTTGGCTGCAGGACTGAGAGGGCCAGATGTTGCCCAGCAGGGGGCAAGTCCCAATGGGCTGCAGAACAGAGTGTGCGGcagctgcctctccccactgacGCACCTGTGCCCACAGATGCTGCAGGCGCCATGAGCTCCCCACAAGGACCAAGCTTCCTGTCGGGGCTGCTCTCTGGAGGTGCGTCCCCCAGTGGCAATGAGGGCTTCTTCCCCTTTGTGCTGGAAAGGCGGGACTCATTCCTGGGAGGGGGCCCAGGGCCCGAGGAGCCCGAGGACCTGGCCCTACAGCtgcagcagaaggagaaggaccTGCTGTTGGCCGCAGAGCTTGGCAAGATGCTTCTGGAGCGCAATGAGGAGCTACAGCGGCAGCTGGAGACACTGAGCGCCCAGCACTCTGAGCGTGAGGAAGTGAGCTGGTggcacagggcaggggtgggacaGGGGACAGGGTGAGCAGACAGAGGACAGGTAGGAGGGTCCAGGTGGGCGGGCAggtgggaggcaggtgggcagggggaggaaagCCAGGCAGGGGGATGGCCCAGTCTTGCTGGCAGTTAAGAACACGGGCTCTGTGGACAAGTCGAGATCTGGCTTTAGACCTctgcctggctgtgtgaccctgggccagCCACTGGCCTTCTCTGAATCTTGGGTCTGGCTCCTCTGCAGGATAGCGCAAGCCCAGCCAGGAGTTATCGGGTTTCTCCTCCCTGCCTTGCTCTGGGCTCAGCCCTTTCCGTGCATTATCTCCGTCAATTCTCGCCTAATCCTGGGAGGTAGAAGaattcctccctctgcccaggctGTCCTCAGCCACACAGTCATTCCAAGGGTCACATCTGGCCCCCTAGACACCCTGGACACCACTGACTCCAGCATCCGTATAGCCCCAACCACTGCCCCCGAGATGGGGAGTTTATGCCCCTCACTTCCTCCCCAGGCCACCTAATGGGCATCTCAACATAAGTGGCGCTCTTGACTCTGACCCCATCACTGGTGGTCCTCATCCCGGCTTCCCATCTTCTCAGGACCAGAGCCCGAGCATCTCATGACCTCTCTTCTCCCACGTATGCAAGCCCTGTGGATTTCACCTCTAAACTAGATCTCGAATCCACCCACTTCCCGTGGTCTCTGCAGCCTCCCAGCTGGCCGCAGCCAACAgcacctctgccccagccccacagccGCCTCCTCACTCATCTGCAGCTTCCACTCCCGCCCCCGGCAGCCCATTCTCCATGCTCCATTCTAGGGCAGCCAGAGGGATCTTCAAGAATTGCAAATCGGATCATTTCAGTCCTTGCCTAAAATCCCCCAACGGCTCACCATCACACTTAAAATGACACTGAGACTCTTCACCAGGGCCCGAAAGTCCCCGCGCGAGGGCCTCGGCCGGCCACACAGCCATCCTCCCCTAGGACCTCTTTTCAGTTCCTTGAGTAACCCACATGTGTTCCCTTAGGACCTTTGCACCTGCAGATCCTTGGTGtagccctcttccttcctccgCTTTAGGTGTGAATTCAAACATCACTTTCTCTTTAAAGGACCCCCCAACGTACCCCACTCTTCTTCATCAGAGTTTCTTTACAGCCCTAACATTCCCTCTGAAATGACCAAGTTCGAGCATGTGTCCGTTTGCCTGTGACTCTCTGGAGTTTAAGCTGCTGGAGGCTGGGAACTTGGTGGTCTCGCGTACTGCACATAGCCAGACCCCACAACGGGAGGAGCTCAGAAAGTACTGGACGGATGGCTAGGTGGCTGGAACCCAGAGGTATTAAGGGACTTGTTCAATCACAAAGCAGCAGCAGAGCAGGGCGCCAGCCAGGACAATTGGACCCTGAACCTGGGGATTTAATCCGAGAGTTGTGTTGCCCCCACAATATTTGGTTAAGAGTTTGGCCACCTGGGTTGGAATCCCTGCCTCACTGATttactgtgtgtccttgggccaggcatttaacttctctgagccccagattactcatatataaaataagtacattaaCAATTCTAACTGTGGTTGATTAAATGAAATGGTACCAGGAAAGCGCTAGCACAGGGCCCGGCAGAAGTACCTGCTGGTATTTGGAGCAGCATACGGTTAGCGCCGCCTTCCTGCTTTGAGAGTTTATAGAGAGTGGGGGCGAGAAGCTGGCCCCCCGACTTGCCTGCCTCCCcaagctgggcacctgggtgtgcCAAGAGCGTCCCCCTGCTGGTTGGACAGGTTTTGGGGAGGGCACGCAGAGGCGCGGGGCCCAGGCGGGGCTGGCCAGGGTTAATTAGAGGGAGCTGGCCgagaggagctgggggagaggggctgagcgGAGGCTGAACCTCCAGAGCCCCTGGAACATCGGTTGGTGAGGCCATGGGCCGGGGCTTAAATTCTGCCAGACTCAGGCGCCAAAAACGGCGCCTGCGACTTCGGGTCCAGAAGCCCAGGCAGCACACAGAGGTGAGTGGCCATCAGGGAGCCCCACTCTCCTCCGGTCCCAGGTCAGCTCCTCCCGCCTGACCTGGAAACCTCTCCACTCCCCCTCGCCTCCAAGGCTCTGGTTTTCactctctgcctgcttctccctcttgcttccACGCCTGTCTCAGACCCGCCCAGACCCCTTTTGCATCTGTTCACTCCAGCCTCACCCCCTCTGTCCTGGCCCCCACAGCGGCTGCAGCAGGAGAACCATGAGCTCCGCCGGGGCCTGGCAGCGCGGGGCGCAGAATGGGAGGCCAGAGCTGTGGAGCTGGAGGGGGACGTGGAGGCCCTGCGGGCCCAGCTGGGAGAGCAGCGCGCCGAGCAGCAGGGCAGTGGGCGTGAGCGGGCGCGGGCCCTCAGTGAGCTCAGCGAGCAGAACCTCCGGCTCAGCCAGCAGCTGGCCCAGGTGGGAGAACCGACCCTGTGTCCCCGGCAGAATGAGGGCAGATGCCTGGGTCCCAGTGTGGGGGTTGGTGCACTGGGCTTGGGGTCAAGGCTTAGGGCCAGCTGAGGACTCCActgtcttcccccccccccccaggcctcgCAGACCGAGCAGGAGCTTCAGAGAGAACTGGATGGCCTCCGGGGGCAGTGCCAGGCTCAGGTCCTGGCAGGAGCAGAGCTGAGGACGCGGCTGGAGAGTCTGCAGGGGGAGGTGAGAgccagctggggctgggggtgatcCAGGGCTGGCCCAgcacctcccctccagctctGAGGTCTCTCCCCAGAACCAGATGCTGCAGAGCCGCCGGCAGGACCTGGAGGCCCAGATACGAGGCCTGcgtgaggaggtggagaagggcCAGGGCAGGCTACAGGCCACCCATGAGGAGCTGCTGCTACTGAGGCGGGAGAAGCGGGAGCATAGCCTGGAGGTGACcggtggggtgagggcaggggggTGCATCTGGCCAGGGCATGGGCCACTGTCTCGGGGCTTCCTGGGAAATGAGGCCAGAGAGGGATCCCAgggagccccagaagctgggcCAAGAGAGCACGGGCATTAGCCCAAGGGCAAGTGGGAGCCTAGGAAGGTGACTGAGCAGCGGTGGTCTGCCTTTAGAGTCTGGCAGTTAGGAGGCCAGGGGGTAGGCTGAAGCCAGAGATGACGGGGGCTTGGACCAGTCTGGGGCAGTGGAGATGGACAAAAGGAAATGACAAGAGGCAGCACGGCCTGATGTTTGAGATCTCAGAATCTTGCACTTTGTGGTGAAATAACGTGGGCCCTTATCCCAACACCCCTTCCTACTATTGTGGGACGCccagcctcaatttccttgtctgtgaGAGGGGATCGGAATGGTAGAGAGCCGCAGTGAGGGTGAGGCACTCAGCACAGCGCGGGCTTAGAAGGAAGGATCAATAAACGCTGGATGACGGCATTAACGAGTAGCAGGCCGACCGGTCGGGGAAGGGGGCGGTGCTCCGCCAGGTGACCtgatggggtggggctggagggagggtgaTGGGAAACTTTAAAGCCAGGGCACCTGTCTGCGCCCTGCTTTATAGACGAGGAAGTTGGTATCTGCCGAGGGGAACTGCGCGGCCCAAGGCCGCCCAGCGATCTGGGAGTGGGAGCAGGATCCCTGGGGTGCTCCGACAAGCAGGACTGCCTGGCTCTGGGTGGCGCGCCGGCGCCCCCTGTAGGCCGGCGGCGGGATGAAGGCGCCCGGCGCACTGGCTGACTGCCCACGCTTCTGTCCTTCTGTCTGTCCCTCCTGTCCCTCCGCAGCTGGAACGCGCGCGCTCCGAGTCCGGGGAGGCATTGAGCGCGCTGCGGAGGCTGCAGAGGCGCGTCTCGGAGCTGGAGGAGGAGTCGCGCCTTCAGGACGCCGACGTGTCGGTAGCCTCACTGCAGTCAGAGCTTGCTCATAGCTTCGACGGCGACCAGGACCAGAAAGTGGACGGACGCAGGGACGCCCCGGTGAGCTCGCGGCCCACTAGCCCCCACGTGCCATGCAGACTCCgcccctcttccttttcccagGAGGTCCGACACCTCACTGACTGATTCCTTTGGCGAACAGAACACTCGGTCCCCTGAGCTCCAAGAGGCGTTCAGCCACCAGCCTTCACCCCAAGAGGAGAGCCTGGAGCCTCCCAAGAAGCGAGCATCTCTAAGGCCAGGGGAGATACTAGAGGAGAAGGAGGCCGAAGTGGCCCGGCTGCAGGATGAGGTGTGGCAGTGGGAGCATAGCGCTGGATGTAGACCCCCTCCCAAGGCCAGTTTCTCTTGCCCATCTACACCTCTTGAGATTTTGCGCACTAATTCCCCCTCTACCTGGATCTATCTTCATCCCAACAAACTTGTAGTCATGCTTCAGAAACCAGCCTATAcgccacctcttccaggaagtggGCCGCATTCCCCCCCCTTTGTCCCACCTCCTAATGCTTCTCCCAGCATCCTTTCTGCAGGCTTATACCACCCATccggccctgcccccaccccatcctgcaCCAGCCTGGGGGCTCAGAAGATTCATCTCCAGCACAGGCCGCGGCTGCCCCGAGTGTTTGTggagcaggcaggggagggccTAGAGACCCGAAGCCCTGGCTGCTGGGAGATCTAGAGGCCTACCTGCCTCTCTTCACCTTCCCCTGCCCACAGATCACGCTGCAGCGGGCAGAGTTACAGTCCCTGCGGGAGGAGctgcagaggcagaaggagctgcGGACACAGGAGGACCCCGAGGAGGCCCTTAGCGGCGCCCTCTCGGATCGGGATGAAGCTGTGAACAAGTGAGCTTCTCCCACCATCCACCATAGCCCCAGTGGGACTACAGGGCACCCTAGGCCTTCGATTCCCCCACACGTGATATAATTATCCCCACCCACCAGGAGCCCTCCAACCTTGCTTCTGGTGTTAGCGGCACTACTCCCGTCCGGGTCCCCGCAGCGTCCGGCCACCCCCGCTCGCTGAGGCCCGAGCGCCCTAGGAcccactctctgcccctcttgcctGCAGGGCGCTGGAACTGTCCCTGGAGCTCAGCCGCGTCTCTCTGGAGCGGGACTCGCTCTCCCGGGAGCTGCTTCGCACTATCCGCCAGAAGGTGGCGCTGACGCAAGAGCTGGAGGCCTGGCAGGTGAGGGGCGGGGGCCTGAGGCGGCGGGAGCCGGAAGGGGCGGGGCCAGTGCgctgacccccccgcccccctcccgccgGCTGCTGGGCCCGCAGGACGACATGCAGGTGGTGATCGGCAAGCAGCTGCGCTCGCAGCGCCAGAAGGAGCTGAGTGCGGCCGGATCTGCCTCTCGTCGCGCCGCACCGCGCTTCTCGCTGCGCCTGGGCCCTGGGTCCGCCGGCGGCTTCCTGAGCAATCTCTTCCGAAGGACCTGAAGGCTGGGCGAAGGGGGCCGCCCATGCCCTCTGGTTCACTTTCCTCTTCTGGCCAGTGTAGCACCAGAGCCCTGATTGTCTTCCAGAGGGGGCTGgtgccctccccgccccgggAAGCCGGGCAAAGGCTCAATGGGAGCAGGGGCCAGCTTTGGGGGCCAAGGGCCCCAGGTGGGTGGCGGGGCAGGTGAGGCAGAGCTGAGTTTTCAATCTATATAGACCTATATTTTCTAAGCACCCTGGGTCTGCCATGCTCCagggcagagatgggggtgggtATTTATGTATCAAGATCAaacagtaatatataaaaatcattacaCCGACTTGGCCTCCATTCTTGGGAAGAACATGAATGGGAAAATAacctgaaaatttatttattaaaaaaaagaaagaaaaaagcactcCAAATCCCTGGGATGGAAGAGGTGTTGCCAGAGGTCAGAAGGACAAGGAGAAGGCGCGGTAGCCCAGATTGGTGAAGACATCCACCCGGCAGCTG from Halichoerus grypus chromosome 6, mHalGry1.hap1.1, whole genome shotgun sequence harbors:
- the BICDL2 gene encoding BICD family-like cargo adapter 2 isoform X2, translated to MAQGGFGCRTERARCCPAGGKSQWAAEQSVRQLPLPTDAPVPTDAAGAMSSPQGPSFLSGLLSGGASPSGNEGFFPFVLERRDSFLGGGPGPEEPEDLALQLQQKEKDLLLAAELGKMLLERNEELQRQLETLSAQHSEREERLQQENHELRRGLAARGAEWEARAVELEGDVEALRAQLGEQRAEQQGSGRERARALSELSEQNLRLSQQLAQASQTEQELQRELDGLRGQCQAQVLAGAELRTRLESLQGENQMLQSRRQDLEAQIRGLREEVEKGQGRLQATHEELLLLRREKREHSLELERARSESGEALSALRRLQRRVSELEEESRLQDADVSVASLQSELAHSFDGDQDQKVDGRRDAPNTRSPELQEAFSHQPSPQEESLEPPKKRASLRPGEILEEKEAEVARLQDEITLQRAELQSLREELQRQKELRTQEDPEEALSGALSDRDEAVNKALELSLELSRVSLERDSLSRELLRTIRQKVALTQELEAWQDDMQVVIGKQLRSQRQKELSAAGSASRRAAPRFSLRLGPGSAGGFLSNLFRRT
- the BICDL2 gene encoding BICD family-like cargo adapter 2 isoform X3 codes for the protein MGRGLNSARLRRQKRRLRLRVQKPRQHTERLQQENHELRRGLAARGAEWEARAVELEGDVEALRAQLGEQRAEQQGSGRERARALSELSEQNLRLSQQLAQASQTEQELQRELDGLRGQCQAQVLAGAELRTRLESLQGENQMLQSRRQDLEAQIRGLREEVEKGQGRLQATHEELLLLRREKREHSLELERARSESGEALSALRRLQRRVSELEEESRLQDADVSVASLQSELAHSFDGDQDQKVDGRRDAPNTRSPELQEAFSHQPSPQEESLEPPKKRASLRPGEILEEKEAEVARLQDEITLQRAELQSLREELQRQKELRTQEDPEEALSGALSDRDEAVNKALELSLELSRVSLERDSLSRELLRTIRQKVALTQELEAWQDDMQVVIGKQLRSQRQKELSAAGSASRRAAPRFSLRLGPGSAGGFLSNLFRRT
- the BICDL2 gene encoding BICD family-like cargo adapter 2 isoform X1: MSSPQGPSFLSGLLSGGASPSGNEGFFPFVLERRDSFLGGGPGPEEPEDLALQLQQKEKDLLLAAELGKMLLERNEELQRQLETLSAQHSEREERLQQENHELRRGLAARGAEWEARAVELEGDVEALRAQLGEQRAEQQGSGRERARALSELSEQNLRLSQQLAQASQTEQELQRELDGLRGQCQAQVLAGAELRTRLESLQGENQMLQSRRQDLEAQIRGLREEVEKGQGRLQATHEELLLLRREKREHSLELERARSESGEALSALRRLQRRVSELEEESRLQDADVSVASLQSELAHSFDGDQDQKVDGRRDAPNTRSPELQEAFSHQPSPQEESLEPPKKRASLRPGEILEEKEAEVARLQDEITLQRAELQSLREELQRQKELRTQEDPEEALSGALSDRDEAVNKALELSLELSRVSLERDSLSRELLRTIRQKVALTQELEAWQDDMQVVIGKQLRSQRQKELSAAGSASRRAAPRFSLRLGPGSAGGFLSNLFRRT